The Capricornis sumatraensis isolate serow.1 chromosome 20, serow.2, whole genome shotgun sequence genome contains the following window.
gtgatgttctttcttcctttctctaccCCTCTCCTATTTCTTTCACgttctcttttgtctttcttttcatcGCTCTCCCCATTTttaccttctctctcctcccctattcgggctttccaggtggctcagtgggtagagaatccacctgcaatgcagggctgcagtttcgatccctgggtcaggaagatcccttccaggagggcatggcaactcactccagtattcttgcctgaaaaaccccatgaaaagaggagcctggtgggctacaaccaatagggttgcaaatagtcggacaggactgaagcgcctgagcacgcacacatgcacgctcCTCACGCACGCACGCTCCTCCGCTGTtaatttcctgtggctgctgtatcCTGTTACCACatacatagcagcagcagcagcagcagcagcaggggctcagAACAACATATATTCTCtatctcagagttctggaggtgACAAGTCTGAGAAGAGTCTTATGAAATGAAAATCAAGGGCTGTGTTCTTtccagaggctccagggaagaatccGTTTCCTTGCCATAGAAGCTTCTGGGGACCCCCTACATCCCTTGGCTCATGGTCCCTCGCTCCACCTCAAagcacatcacttccacctccgcCTCCATCATCCCATCTTCTGTTCTCACTCTGACCGTGTGGTTCCCCCCTCTTGTAAGGACTCCcgtgattacactgggcccaccCAGGGGATCCAGGATCATCTCTCCATCTCAAGATCGTTAACTTCATCACATCTACAAAATCCCTTTTGCCGTAGAAGGTAGTGTGTTCACAGGTTCAGGGAATTAGGACGGAGACATCTTCAGGGGCCATTATTCAGCCTGCCACACCCCTTTTCCTATCCCTtggtctcccttcctctctgtttcaagcctgtctctctctgtcttgctGGCTTCAGCCCCGTAtgcccctccccttcctttcACCCACCCTCCACCTCAGCCAGCTGAACTGATCTAGGCTCCACTGCACCCACTTCAGGATCGCGGAGGTTGCCGGCTACAGCCCCGACGACCTGATTGGCTGTTCCGCCTACGAGTACATCCACGCGCTGGACTCGGATGCAGTCGGCCAGAGCATCCATACGTGTATGTGTTCAGGTTCCATTTCCGGTGCTGCGTGGCGCCAGCCAACACCAGCTCCGCGCTCCCCAAGCCCCAGGGAACATTCTCTTCCCTGACCCTTCATACCCCATGCCCCGCCCCATTGCCTTCTCTCCTCAGTTTCCCTAACCCCTCCCCATACCCCTCCCCAGTGCTGAGCAAGGGCCAGGCAGTAACGGGGCAGTACCGCTTCCTGGCCCGGAGTGGTGGCTACCTGTGGACCCAGACCCAGGCCACAGTGGTGTCAGGGGGCCGGGGTCCCCAATCTGAGAGTATCGTCTGCGTCCACTTCCTGATCAGGTAAGCGGGAAGGAGGTGGGGTGTCTGTGTGCATGGGTCTGGTCTGCATATGTATGAacaggtatgtgtgtatatgttcacGTGTGCATGTGCACGTGCACACGTGAGAGGAAGTGTGCACATGTATGTAGAACACGTGTGACTGATGGCACACAGGCATCTTCATGTAGAcacaaatataatgaaaaagactaTTTTCAGGTTATAAGACAGCTGAATCGTAGGGCCTTTTAAAAAACGGACATGTAATTTACATGAGAAGATTCACTCTTTCTTTGTATGTGGTtctgtgagttttgacaaatgcgcAGAATTGTGTAACCCCAACCACAGTCAGGCTATAGAGTAGGAATTTCCTGGCAGCCCAATGGTGAGGACTTGGCTTCTTCCTtgactttcactgctggggccaggGTTCagtacctggttggggaactaaggtcccacaagttTCACAGCAAggtcaaaacatttaaaaaagctaTAGAGTAGTTTCATCACCCCCCCAAAAATTCTTATATAGTGAACCTCAGCCCAACCCCTAGTGGTCTCTGGGCACAAGTGATCTAATCTCTGACCCTagaattttgccttttctagaatgtcatgtaCACGAAATTCTATAGTATGTAGTCTTTGagcctggtttctttcacttagcctaatagattttaaatttatgttgtGGTGTGTATCCATCAGTTCCTTTTTGATGCTAGGTAATCTATGCTATGAATATGTGTGGACCACGGTTTATCCATTCTTCAGTTGGAGGACATTTGAACTGTTGACTTATGTGGGGTGATTACgagaaaaggaaacattctcATCCATGATATTGTGAGGTCGTATGTTTTCACTCCTCTTGGATCAACACCTCAGAATGGATGGGCCGTATGGTTGGTGTATGCTTAACTTCAGAAAAAATTGCCAAACTGCCCTCTAAGGCGGCTGTGTCCTTTTGTATTCCCATCAGCATTGTGTGAGGGTTCTAgtcctccacatccttgccagcattttattttatattgtctgTTTTTGTCTTCATTGATATTCAGTCGCTCTGTCCcactttgcaaccatatggactgcagcaagccaggctcccctgtccttcactatttcccggagtttgctcggattcatttccattgatttggtgatgctgtctaaccatctcaccttctgccgcccccttctccttttgccttcaatctttcccagcatccgggtcttttccagtgagtcagctcttcgcatcaggtggccagagtattggagcttcagtgtcaatccttccagtgaatattcagggttgatttcctctgtcTTCATCGGAACCATTCTAATGAGCATGTAGTGGTAAAGCATAGGCTCCTCCCCCCTTCCATCATGCATCTTAGAAGTTTTTCACCATGACAACATGCGACAAGGGCAGCTAATTATCACCCAAGACAGAGAATTACAGCTTTTCTTTAAGTCTGTCTCCCAGGACATGGCATTCATTTCTAAAACCATAGgagtttccttgttttttttttttttttttttaatttatttacttggctgagccgaattttagttgtggcatacgaactcttagttgcagcatgcaggatctggtTCCCCGACTGGGGTCAAACGggggccccctgcatggggagcacggagtcttagcccctggaccaccagggaagtccctcccaggGTCTTTTTGATCAAAAAGAGATTGTATTAGAAAACAGAGGTTGGTAACAGGAATATTTATGCAAGTCTTCATACACAGGAAAACAAGCCTGGTCATCTTCGAAATGCTCTCCCATCAATCTCCTTTCAAATCAGAATCTTTGAAAAACTTGCAGCCTTGAGAAGAATCAGAGCAAAGGAGAGGGGACCTGCCCTCTTATCTCTTCTGGAAGCTCCTTTTATTCATTATGAAGACTTGCCTTTGGATGGCCAGGCCCTGGGAATTTCAATCTTTCACCCTCTAAGCAAAGAGCATGGCTGGGGAGTTCAGTTTTACTGGCAGAAAGTGGATGAAGCATGAATAGGAGGTTACTCAGTAACAGTGAGGTCCCCTCTCCTTTGCTCTGATTCTTCTCAAGGCTACAAGTTATGCAAAGATTCTGATTTGAAAGGAGGTTAACTGTGAGATGAGAAGCATTGAGTATGAATATTGTGTGGCATGCAGCTGCGTGGGTCTCGGTGCCTGCTTGAGTGCTGACACTTTGTAGACGCCATCCTTCCTCTTCCACACCTGAGCCTCCTTCCATTGACAGTAGCACCTGctccataaaaataaaactcacttGCTCGGGGCACTTACAGCATTCTACACCGTGGGCTTTGTGCTCCCAAGAAGCCCATGAGGTATAGCCGTTATTTGGATCCCCGTTTTAAcagatcatttatttatttttggctgcatcagctTTTAGTTCATATGCAGGGTCTTCGTTCCGGCGTGAGTTTCTAGTTGTGGCGGATGGGCTCCAGCGTGCCTGGGCTCAGTCGTTTGCTGCaagcaggctctctagttgtggcagcgtgggcttagttgccctgaggcatggggaatcttagttccctgactagggattgaacccgtatcctctacattggaaagcagattcttaaccactggaccaccaaggaagttcctcgATCCCTATTTTGGAGGAGGGAAAACTGAAGACCACAGAGAGGAAGTCCTTTGCCCGATGTCACACAGTTAGCTGAGTTTTGACCCAAGCAGGTCTGGAggacccttctccttttgtcttcagtctttcccaacatcagagtcttttccagtgagtcggctcttcacatcaggtgtccaaagtactggagcttcagcttcagcatcagtccttccaaggaatattcagggttgatttcctttaggactgactggtttgatgttgctgtccaagggactctcaatagtcttctacaacaccacagttcagaagcatcagttctttggcacttagccttctttatggtccaactgtcacatccatacatgactgctggaaaaaccatagctttgactatatggattaATGTAATAAATAAGACTATTAAATTATTGTACATTATGTTATAGGTACATGTGTACATATTCTAATGCATACAAAAATATCATTTCAGCATGTAattgatattaaaaattattatttaagaaGTTGTAAAGATTTCTTGGCCATGCTgagtgggatgtgggatcttagttcctgcatcagggatcaaacccaagccccctgcagcaAAATCTCTGGAAGCtaggagtcttaatcactggactatcagggaagtcccctaaaaaTTATTGAgacttttagattcttttttcataCTCAATTTTTCAATCTAGTGTgtattctgttttattatttttagtattttatttatttatttggctgctcccaGGTGGCATGAGAGCTCTTTGATCTccactggggcatgtgggatctttagttgcagtatgtgggatctagtccccttaccagggatcgaactcaggctccctgcattggaaatatgGATTCCTAGCCGCTAGACCATCAGGAAAGTAAGTCTCTGGGGTGTGTTTTACACTgacctgctcagtcacttcagtcatgtccgactctttgccatcccatggactgtagcctgccaggttcctctgtctgtgggattctccaggcaagaagactggagcgggttgccatttccttatccagggaatcttcccaacccagggattgcattgcatgcagattctttaccgctgagccactggagaagccactTACTCGACGATACATCTCAGTTCCAACCAGCCATGTTTCAAGTGCTTTGTTTACCAGAAAGGTGTGTAATACACTTTGTAATTAcatagatagggcttccctggtgactcagtggtaaagaatccgcttgccattgcaggagatgcaggtttgatccctggggcaggaaaatcccctggagaaggaaatggcaaccttctccagtattcttgcctgggaaatcctacggacCGAGGAGGCTAGCaagctacagtcagtccatggggtcaccaagagtcagacgtgacttagcaactaaataacaacaatgacaTAGATACATTTGCCAACAAATAATGTCTTTTACTTAAGGTCTGTCTTTTCCCACTAGCATTTCTCACCATGAGAGCTGGAAgtcttgtctgtcttgttcactgttgaaactccagtgcctggcacatagtaattgCTCAATAAACAATGATGGCAAGTATATAGAGCTCATCCTGTGCCACAGTTCTATGCATTTGACATATACTAACTTATTTAGGACTCATGACAACTTGGGGaggaggtactattattatccccactttacagaagaggaaaatgaggcccagagaggttcagCCAtaggctcaaggtcacacagcttgtacgTGGCAGAGTTGGAATCTGAATCCCAGGCTGCTGGCTTCAGAGCCCTTGCTCTTAACCACTAAGTATTTCTGGTTGTCTAGGAAAGGGCTTCTGAGGTGGCACAGtggcagagaatccacctgccagtgcaagaggtaTGAGAgacgtgggtccaatccctggattggaaagagcccctggagtaggaaatggcaacccactccagtattcttgcctgggaaatcctatggacagaggaacctggtgggcttcagcccatgggatcacagagagttggacataactgagcgactgagcacgaaCAAGGAAAGGTCTGGAAGGAATGAATATGTGCATTCCATGTGGCATGTAGGCACATGTGTTAGCCCCAGTGTAGAGTATGTGTGCCTACCTGACCAGGAATACACCTGGGGGTATACGAAGGTTCCTGTTTGTGCCTGTGAGTACAGAGTGTGTGTACACGTGACTGTATGAGCCTCTGTTTTTCTAGAGGGGTGGGGCAGCTTTGGATCCAGCCTCAATTGGGATGTTTCCAGCCCAGAAGGGGTGGGTGAGGATGGGGCAGGGTCCCAGCTTCTGGAAGAGCTGGTGTAAGGACCACCCACACTCCGTCCTGGAGATTGTTATGCAAATGAGATGCAAATAAGGGCCTGGTCCTCCACCCTGGGCCCCATTATCCAGAAGCCAGTTTGCAGAGGGAACATTTGGATTGCTTCTGCAGCTAGagactggggagggagggggcggcagGAAGACACGAGGGACAGaagcatatatttataaatttgttcCTTTGAATGTGGCAAATGTCTATGAATAGAAGCTTCCTAAATAAAATCTTATTCATAAAATATATCCCTATAAATTCTTCATATTTGGTAACATAAGAACATGGTACATATATAGTCTTCatcaatacatttttaagaatGCATTTATAAGTAATGTCTATAAAGAGAGTATTTAGTTCTCATGCCTTTCAGCCTCCCTGTTCTCTGCCGCTCATGGCCCCTCAGTCTCTCTTCCCAGGCTGTGCTAAATGccaactcttttttttcctgcctttcctTCCACAAAGGGAATTTGGGAAGACACCCTTAACTTtcttttcaatgctattcttaatataattaaaaaagcAGTCAACaaaatttagatctttaaaacAAGTCAGCATGGCAAATTATTTTCTGTACAATGCCCTCCCACCCCTGGACGAGATGGCCTCCTGTAACAGGACATCACTAGGAAGGGACTGCCTAGGGGTGGGGCCAGGCACCCTGTCTGACTCCCACTCCCCTTTCTGCCCTGTACCCCAGCCGAGTGGAAGAGACCGAAGTGGTGCTGTCCTTGGAGCAAACGGAGCGACACTCTCGCAGACACGTTCAGTGGGGCAGCCCCTCTCAGAAGGATGCCCCTAATCCTGGGGACAGACTTGGTATGAGGCcaggctggggctgggtggggtTGTGTCCCCAGGATGCTCGGGAGAAAGCCCAAGTGCCTTCATCTGACCCGCTTGGCCCCGTgtgacctgcctcctgcctccttccccttctcacTTGCTTAACCACACCAGCTTCCTTAGTGCTCTGGGAACAGAACAGACTCTTTCCTGCCCCAGGGTCTTTGCACATGCAGCTTCCTTTGCCCAGAATGCTCTTCTCTCTTCcgccctccctcttctcctgtaTTGCTTGTCTTGTCATCCTGTGCTCTGAATCCTGTGACCCCCAACTGTCCCCACTTTCAATTTGTTCCCTGCTCCCACTTCACTATACTTTGGCTTCCAATAACCTAGACCCTTCCATATCTGGCTTCTTtttacctcttccttctctcctgcttAATAGCATTGCCCTCCCCGTCCAATCCTGGAAAAATGAGTTTCCCTCCCTGACTGTTCTTTAGGGCTTCACCATCTGCAAAGGATTGCTAGCAACCCATGCTCCTGGGTATGGTATGAGGTCACCCACACCCTTTCCGTTTCTGACTCAGAACTGGCTCGGGACCACATCTTGACCTCCAGGGTCCTTAGAACCTCCTTGAGGGTTTTGGGCCAGCTTCCTCCCCCAACATGCCCATTCACCCTCCCTCCACCAGAGCCAAATGGCCAAAGGCTGTTTTGTGCTACTGGAGAATCAGGTGTTTTGTGCCCCAGTCCAGCTGTGTCAATCTGAAATATTAAAACACATCCCCACCACTGGGCAGTTGCTACTGTCCCTGTCTACTGTGAGCCCCCGCTCCCCTAGGACCCTTCAGGGTGACTGAAGGGATGGCACCTGGCCCAGCAGttcttctccagcactcagctccCAACGCTGTGAATGGGGTCCATACTGATTACATCATCAGCTCTGCTCCCGGAGGTGGGCAGAGGGCTCTGCCCTCAGCCCTGAGTGGCCCTCCTGCGTCCTACCCATCTTGATGTGTTCTGCAGACGCCTCTGGCCCCCAGATCCTGGCTTTCCTGCACCCCCCTGCCCTGAGTGAGGCTGCCCTGGCCGCTGACCCCCGACGATTCTGTAGCCCTGACCTCCGTCGCCTTCTGGCACCAATCCTGGACGGGACTTCAGTAGCTGCTACCCCCAGCGCACCCCCAGCCACACGGCGCCCCCAGAGTCCTCTTCCGGTAAGCATTCCCTCCACTTCAGCCCTCAGGATCCAGGCTTTTGGGTCTTTGGCTTGAACCTTGCTTTTCTCTGGGCATCAGTTTCTCCCTCTGTGGAGTGGAAAGGTTGGGGATGAGATGGAGTTGGGGTTCCTTCAAGATCTAGATTCCAGATTCTTTCAACTGTTATCTGGATCAAAATGTAGGATGTTTGGGACTGGCAGGGGTAACCCCTCATTGCTTGTGACTgaacatctgaattttttttttttaatttttactttgtgGCCGCACCAcatggcaagtgggatctagttccctgaccagggatcgagcctgcaccccctgtagtcttaaccactgcactgctagggaagtcctggGTTCTCTGAGTTTTGATCTCACAGAGACAAGAATGCCTGATGTTTTAGATTACTCGAACCTGGATTCAAACCCTGATTCTGCCACGTAGAGCTGTGTTACCCTGGACAAGCGGGGActcggtttcctcacctgtaaaattagGATAGTAGCACGTAGCCACCTCATTGGTTATGGCAAGGGTTCAGTGATATCATTCATGACAAGCACTTGGTAAAGACTTCAACAGACCATAATGGTTACTATTTTTACTTAAGAGTCCAGAAAGCTGACCTTTGACTCAGGGGTCCATATTATCTAGTCTTGACTTTCCTTATCCCCACCTTCATGACCCCTCAAAATATCTTCTCTCCACCAGAGAAACAGATTGTGATCTTTGACCTCACCCTTACCCTTGGGACACCTGGACTCAGCATTGTTTCCCCCCAGACTCTAGGATCTTTAACCCACCAGGGCCCAAGTATTTTGGCCTCAGACTTTGGTCTTTTGAACCTCCGATGTGTGTTCTGTCAATCTACACCCAGGCACTCAGACTTTTGCACACCCAGGTTCAGAAACTCACATTTGCTGTTTGACTCGCTTGGTGTCCCAGCTGTCTGACAACTGACCCTCACTTCTAGCCTGAGCCCAAATGTTTAGACTGCCTTACTGCCAACATGTCCCAGGCCCAAGATTTCCTTGAGTCTCTACTCTGTCCCCGCAGGCTGATCTCCCAGATGAGCTCCTTGCGGACGTGGAGAATGCACACAAAGTCTTGGCCTCTGGGAAAGACCTGCAAACAGTGGAGCCAGATCTAGATATGGCTCAGGTAAGGGCTGGCATGGAAGCAGCGGTCTTTACCTCTGGGTTCTAGGTGACGCGTCTAAGCTTGAGAGCGGGATGGTGGAGTGGTTAATGAATAGATAGACGGATCGCTGAATTCACTAGGCGGGCGATAGTAGAGAGATGGCTGGGTTGTGGGATAGACAGACTGTTGGATGGATGGTAGATGGAAAGTGTTTGGATGATTGGTGGTCTGGAGAGAGAAATGACAGTGGCATGATGTATTAGCATCTATCCCTGTGTAACACGTTACCCCAAAACTCAGTACCTTAAAGCAAACATTCATTACTTTGCACAGTTTCTGAGAATTAGAAATCTGGAAGCAGCGTAGCTGGATGGTTTTGTCTGAGTCTTTCATAAGGTTGAAATCAGGTTCTGTCCGGGCTACAGTCGTGTGGGGCTAGAGGATCTACTTCCAAATTCAGGCACATGGCtgctggcaggctgcaggcccTCTTGGCTTTGGCTGGAGGCCTCGGTTCCTCACCATGTGGGCCTCTACAGAGGCTGCCTAACAGTAGGCCAGCTGGCTTCCCCCGAGGCAAGTAATCCGAGAGACAGAGTGAACCCAAGACAGAAGATGCGGTCGCTTATATCCTAACCTCAGAAGTGACATCCCATCACTTCTGCTGTATTGTATTGGTCAGACAGACCAACCGCGGCACAGTGTGGAAGGCAGTCACAAACAAGTGGCAACGCCAGAAGGCAGTGATCCTTGGGACCGCCAATGATTCATGTCACTCCCTCACACAAGGTACACTCACCCCTCCCAAAGCCCCCCAAAGTCTCTTCCCATGACAACATCAACTTTAACTCCAGAATCTCATCACCCAAGTCAGGTCTGGGTGTGGCTGAGCACCTCCAATACAGTTCCTCTCAATCTGCTGGCCTCTGAACTAAAGAGACAAGTTGTCTGCCACCCACATTCCCAACATCCAGTGATGGGACAGGCGTAGAATAACTGCCAAAACATTCCTATTCAAAAAAGTAGGGGGAAGGAGAGCACTTGGATCACTGATCCACAGCAGTTTTGAAATCCATCTGGGCAAATATCAAAAGTCCCgcgtcatgttgatgtatggcagaaaccaacacaatatcgtAAACCCATTAtccttcaactgaaaaaaaaaaaaagttcctggaTCAGAACTCATTCCTACTATTTCCCAGTAGTTTTCCTCCTTGGTTCTTGGCTCCACCCTTTGGGCTCTTGGCAATTCACTGTCATCCTTCCTAGAAAAAGGTAGCCCGTGTTTGCAGCTGAGTGGTTTTTGTAACCTGCTTTCTGCTTGGAGAGTTTTGATGGTCCAAAGGTCCCTTTTCATTTTGTACCATCCCTTTCCCTTTCAGTCCAAGCTGCCAATGCTTCTGTTCATGTCTTTGGAGTTCACTCCACTAGACAAAAGCCATACCCACTAATCTCTGAGATAAACCCTTCTCTACTTCAGGCTTCTGTTGAGATGGCTGAGTGACAGGGCTCTGAAGTTTAATAGAAGTTCTATTGTTTGATTGAGAAGACCTGCGAGGTACATCCTTAAACTCTAGAGTGCCTTTTGTCAGACTAAGGATATTCTAGACCCCACCTTTTGTCTTCCTAAGGTCTtcattgttgttcaatcaccaagttgtgtccgactctttgtgaccccatggactgcagtacgccaggctgcctatttcccagagtttgctccaactcatgtccattgagttggtgatgccatccaaccatttcattcgcccccttctcctgccttcaatcttttccagcatcagggtcttttccaataagctggctcttcgcattgggtggccaaagtgttggagcttcagcacctgtccttccagtggatattcagggttgatgtcttttaggattgactggacaCAGTAGCTGGGGACTAAACTAGGGCCTAAATATGAAGAGGTGAGGATCCTTGGGGGCCATCTTGGCAACTGGCTACCACAGAGTCCTTctgctcattttacagatgaggaaactgaggctcagacccTTGACCTCAGGCACACagaagtggtggagctgggactCCAGCTCAGGTCTACCCAAGGCCAAAGCTCACGCTCTTAactccctcctgccctctgcaGGACGTCGATGCTCTGGATTTGGAGATGCTGGCCCCCTACATCTCCATGGATGATGACTTTCAGCTCAACTCCAGCGAGCAGCTACCCAGGGCCTACCACAGACCTCCAGGGGCTGTCCCCCGGCCCCGTGCTCGGAGCTTCCACGGCATGTCGCCCCCAACCCCTGAGACCTCCCTGCTGCCCCGCTGGGGGAGTGACCCCCGGCTGAGTTGCTCCAGCCCTTCCAGAGGGGACCCCTCAGCATCCTCCCCCGTGGTTGGGGCTCGGAAGAGGTGAGCTGCAGTTGAGCAGGGATACAAAGGCAGTGTAGAGGGAACGcgctggccgtccagtggttaggattctgctttcactgccgagggtacgggttcggtccctggccGGGGTAGATAAAAGGGAGGTAGAGAGAAGGTCCCTGACCCcatccttctcctgccccctacTTCCAGCCTCACCCCACTTTGTTCCTCCTATCCTGACCTCTGTTCCAGCCAGGCCCTTGATGTCCCCAGCACTTGCCATGTTTGTTTCCATCTTTATGTCTTTGTCTGGGCTGTGCCCTCCTTCTGGAGCTCCCTCCACGGTTCTTATTGTTTATCCACATCCCACCAGCCAacctctcctttaggatgtatttCTGGCCTAGTGACAGTTTTTGTCACAGTGAAGAGGACACTGCCATGGTGTCAGAGAAACTGTCCAGAACCAAGTTTCCTAAACACCTCTGAGAATCTGCTGAAAGCCACGAACTCTTCCCAAGAaacttgacacacacacactgacacacgaTTTCACGTATAATTTCAGAGGCTCCGTGTCCCCCTTTCAGAGATGTTAGACCATTATTTTTCTGTAAcaattttatttctggctgtgctgggtcttcactggtgcctgggcttttctctagctgcagacaGCAGGGGCTAGTCTCATTGAGGTGCCTGGTCACCTCATTGgggtggcctctcttgctgtggagcccCGACtctaggcacttgggcttcagtcgTTGCCGCTCCCGAGCCCTGGAGTGCAGGCTCAATagtcgtggtgcacaggcttagctgctctgcagcatgttggatctccccggaccagggatcaaacccgtgtctcctgcattggcaggtgggttcttaaccactgacacACCACGGAAGCCCCCTGGATCACTATTATTAATACTCAAGTTTCCGCTCTCCAAGTTGCAGGCATGAGCCCATTAGTTTCCAGGGTGGTCTCGTAACTATTCTTATGAGGCTTTCATGGATACATCTCATTATTTTCCAAGACTCTCAGCCTGGAGCTGGATACAGTGGGTACCTAACAAGGATTTGTGAaatgagagagggagaaaattAGTGAGTAtagtaggtggatggatggataggtggatgaaTGGAAGGTCAGATGGATGGAGGCTGTACAGGTATGTGGGTGAGTGATGGGTCACTGGATAGATGAATGGGAAGTTGTATTGACAGACAAATGAATGGACTGGTGGGTGTATGAGTAAAGGAATAAACGGGTGCTTGGGGGAGTGAATGGATGCTCCTCACTTGCACATACTGGGGCCCACACCTGCCCAGGTTTGCTGGGCCCTGAGATTCTTGCCTGTCTCCCTCCAGGGCCCTGGTCCCGAGCTCAGAAGACGAGGCAGAGAAGGTGGAGTTCCTGGGCATCAGGCCCCCCAAACGGCCCCCCAGCCTAGAACCCGAAAACTTCCTGTTGCCTCCC
Protein-coding sequences here:
- the HIF3A gene encoding hypoxia-inducible factor 3-alpha isoform X2 — protein: MRPAAGAARRPRCCTSWRTRCPSRAGSAPTWTRPPSCASPSATCACTASAPQLELIGHNIFDFIHPCDQEELQDALTPRQSLSKKKPEAPTGRCFSLRMKSTLSSRGRTLNLKAATWKVLHCSGHMRVYKPPAQTSPAGSPNLEPPLQCLVLICEAIPHPGSLEPPLGRGAFLSRHSLDMKFTYCDERIAEVAGYSPDDLIGCSAYEYIHALDSDAVGQSIHTLLSKGQAVTGQYRFLARSGGYLWTQTQATVVSGGRGPQSESIVCVHFLISRVEETEVVLSLEQTERHSRRHVQWGSPSQKDAPNPGDRLDASGPQILAFLHPPALSEAALAADPRRFCSPDLRRLLAPILDGTSVAATPSAPPATRRPQSPLPADLPDELLADVENAHKVLASGKDLQTVEPDLDMAQDVDALDLEMLAPYISMDDDFQLNSSEQLPRAYHRPPGAVPRPRARSFHGMSPPTPETSLLPRWGSDPRLSCSSPSRGDPSASSPVVGARKRALVPSSEDEAEKVEFLGIRPPKRPPSLEPENFLLPPLSLSFLLTGGPAPGSRQDPSTHLLELNEPLGPGPSLLSLYPDEDAPQPRSHFQLAAGLAQAN
- the HIF3A gene encoding hypoxia-inducible factor 3-alpha isoform X1 gives rise to the protein MALGLQRARSSTELRKEKSRDAARSRRSQETEVLYQLAHTLPFARGVSAHLDKASIMRLTISYLRMHRLCTAGEWNQVGAGGEPLDACYLKALEGFVMVLTAEGDMAYLSENVSKHLGLSQLELIGHNIFDFIHPCDQEELQDALTPRQSLSKKKPEAPTGRCFSLRMKSTLSSRGRTLNLKAATWKVLHCSGHMRVYKPPAQTSPAGSPNLEPPLQCLVLICEAIPHPGSLEPPLGRGAFLSRHSLDMKFTYCDERIAEVAGYSPDDLIGCSAYEYIHALDSDAVGQSIHTLLSKGQAVTGQYRFLARSGGYLWTQTQATVVSGGRGPQSESIVCVHFLISRVEETEVVLSLEQTERHSRRHVQWGSPSQKDAPNPGDRLDASGPQILAFLHPPALSEAALAADPRRFCSPDLRRLLAPILDGTSVAATPSAPPATRRPQSPLPADLPDELLADVENAHKVLASGKDLQTVEPDLDMAQDVDALDLEMLAPYISMDDDFQLNSSEQLPRAYHRPPGAVPRPRARSFHGMSPPTPETSLLPRWGSDPRLSCSSPSRGDPSASSPVVGARKRALVPSSEDEAEKVEFLGIRPPKRPPSLEPENFLLPPLSLSFLLTGGPAPGSRQDPSTHLLELNEPLGPGPSLLSLYPDEDAPQPRSHFQLAAGLAQAN